Proteins encoded in a region of the Quercus lobata isolate SW786 chromosome 8, ValleyOak3.0 Primary Assembly, whole genome shotgun sequence genome:
- the LOC115956560 gene encoding FBD-associated F-box protein At3g52670-like yields the protein MAKSTSKRQKPTVMDRISYLSDSLLCHILWFLTTKEAVVTSILSSRWKTLWTLVPKLDFDSHEFERISSSDEEQSLNEDYGNNRYRFTFTHIVTRAWAIRNLNNANPIKHFRLHWYSNDSDPIHAETWVRAALTPDLEVLDLLSGFSQRFNFSSTLLNYAKSLVVLKLKRIDVNLPSSSFGFPSLKTLLLHSVWYTKGDTFSELLSCCPVLQNLYLETYIPNYGNNFKIIVPTLETLHLSLYFYLQRDCRLEINAPALKYLHFRAHIIEDRPLRNKSLHLDPYFTECLCYATELDLPMFHNLAFLYFKAGACLWHVLPHLLHRAPNLAVLVFEKEYDESYVCEEEETSIIKRMFNEVVPICISSHLKTFHFIGFKGLTYELEFVGHILKTARFLKTMTITPAYIDSDEKFRILKELLMLPRESRTCQIAFG from the exons ATGGCTAAATCAACCTCAAAACGCCAGAAACCAACAGTGATGGACAGGATCAGCTATCTATCAGACTCTCTCCTCTGCCATATCCTTTGGTTTCTAACAACCAAAGAGGCTGTTGTCACAAGCATTTTGTCGAGCAGGTGGAAGACACTCTGGACTCTTGTGCCAAAGCTCGACTTTGATAGCCACGAATTTGAACGGATATCTTCTTCAGATGAGGAGCAAAGTCTTAATGAAGATTACGGGAATAATAGGTACCGTTTTACGTTTACGCATATCGTGACCAGAGCGTGGGCTATTCGAAATCTCAATAATGCGAATCCCATCAAACACTTTCGCCTCCACTGGTATTCTAATGATTCTGACCCAATCCATGCCGAAACATGGGTCCGCGCCGCGCTTACGCCTGACTTGGAAGTGCTCGATCTCCTCAGCGGTTTTTCCCAACGTTTCAACTTCTCGTCTACTTTGTTAAATTATGCTAAATCATTAGTAGTTTTGAAATTAAAACGTATCGATGTTAAtctgccttcttcttctttcggCTTCCCTAGTCTCAAGACTCTGCTTCTTCACAGTGTCTGGTATACAAAAGGCGACACTTTCTCTGAACTCCTCAGTTGCTGCCCGGTCCTCCAAAATTTGTATTTAGAAACCTATATCCCGAACTATGgtaacaattttaaaatcattgtACCTACACTCGAAACATTACATTTAAGCTTATACTTCTATCTTCAAAGGGACTGCAGACTTGAGATAAATGCCCCAGCTCTCAAGTACCTTCATTTCAGAGCTCATATTATTGAAGACCGTCCGTTAAGAAACAAATCTCTTCATTTGGACCCATATTTCACTGag TGCCTTTGTTATGCTACTGAATTAGATCTTCCCATGTTTCATAATTTGGCTTTCTTATACTTTAAAGCTGGTGCTTGTTTGTGGCATGTGCTCCCACACTTGCTTCATCGGGCTCCTAATCTTGCAGTACTTGTCTTTGAGAAG GAATACGATGAATCTTACGTTTGCGAGGAGGAAGAGACTTCCATCATAAAAAGGATGTTCAATGAGGTCGTTCCTATATGTATATCATCGCACCTCAAGACATTTCATTTTATAGGATTTAAAGGGTTAACGTATGAGCTGGAATTTGTTGGACATATCCTTAAGACGGCAAGATTCTTAAAGACGATGACAATAACTCCTGCTTATATAGATTCAGACGAGAAATTTCGCATTCTCAAGGAGTTATTGATGTTGCCAAGGGAATCCAGGACTTGTCAGATTGCATTTGGCTGA